In Deferribacteraceae bacterium V6Fe1, one genomic interval encodes:
- the fusA gene encoding elongation factor G, with the protein MNVTDINKIRNVAFISHGGAGKTSLIEAILFNAKVTKKIGSVDAGTSVMDFDPVEIERKISINSKVCSVEWNKCLLNIVDTPGYSNFLHETKAALSAVGGAVVIASAITGVKAETERVWKFADQYDLAKIIFINKMDKERADFYRSLTDIEKSFGINPVPLFLPIGKEDDFNGLIDLIKMKAYLYPSDATAEFQVVDIPADMLDEAEEYRNKLLEAISETDDSLIEKFLEGEEFTEEEILKGVREGTISKRFIPVICGSATKNIGSKLLLEAVINYLPSPLQRERREAIDKKTGETIFIDPQDKELVGFVFKTFIDPFAGKLSLIRLYSGELTGDSEIYNVNKGETEKINQLYLLQGKNFVKVDKLIAGQIGMVNKLKYTETFDTFTNNKKYQIEVTPVELPEPVLAFSLVPKSKDDEDKVSSGLHRLMEEDPGIRVSRDEQTGELLLNGMGQMHIEVVVEKLKKKFNVEVDLKTPKVPYKETIKGKASGQGKYKKQSGGRGQYGDVWITIEPLPRGEGFEFVDQIVGGAIPRQYIPAVEKGIREAAIEGVIAGYPMVDFKVTLYDGSYHSVDSSEMAFKIAASMAYKKVAMDAKPVLLEPIMNMDIFVPEDSVGNVIGDLNSRRGRILNVEPQTNGQHISAQVPMAEILKYAPDLRSMTGGRGVFTMEFSHYEELPSHLADKVIQENKKDED; encoded by the coding sequence ATGAATGTAACTGATATCAACAAAATACGCAATGTTGCTTTTATTTCACATGGTGGTGCAGGAAAAACCAGTCTTATTGAGGCAATACTTTTTAATGCCAAAGTAACAAAAAAGATAGGTAGTGTTGATGCAGGAACAAGCGTTATGGATTTTGACCCAGTAGAAATCGAAAGAAAAATATCTATTAACAGTAAAGTTTGTTCTGTTGAATGGAATAAATGTTTGTTAAATATTGTTGACACTCCGGGATATTCAAATTTTTTACATGAAACAAAAGCTGCTCTTTCTGCTGTTGGTGGAGCCGTTGTTATTGCCAGTGCCATTACAGGTGTTAAGGCTGAGACAGAAAGAGTTTGGAAATTTGCAGACCAATATGACTTGGCTAAGATTATTTTTATAAATAAAATGGATAAAGAAAGGGCTGATTTCTACAGATCACTCACGGATATTGAAAAGTCATTTGGTATTAATCCCGTGCCTTTATTTCTTCCGATTGGCAAAGAGGATGACTTTAATGGGTTGATAGATTTAATTAAAATGAAAGCTTATCTTTACCCAAGTGATGCAACCGCTGAATTTCAGGTGGTAGACATTCCTGCAGATATGTTAGATGAAGCGGAAGAATATAGAAATAAGCTACTTGAAGCAATAAGTGAAACGGATGATAGCTTAATAGAAAAATTTCTTGAAGGTGAAGAATTTACAGAAGAAGAGATTTTAAAAGGTGTTAGAGAGGGAACAATTTCAAAGAGGTTTATACCTGTAATTTGTGGCTCGGCAACTAAAAATATCGGTTCAAAGCTTTTGCTTGAAGCCGTAATAAATTACCTCCCTTCTCCACTGCAAAGAGAAAGAAGGGAAGCTATTGATAAAAAAACAGGTGAAACGATATTCATCGACCCTCAGGATAAAGAATTAGTAGGGTTTGTTTTTAAAACTTTTATAGACCCTTTTGCAGGGAAGCTTTCCCTTATTAGATTATATTCAGGTGAGCTGACAGGTGACAGCGAAATATATAATGTCAATAAAGGCGAAACTGAAAAAATAAATCAACTTTATTTGCTACAAGGTAAAAATTTTGTAAAAGTAGACAAATTAATTGCCGGTCAAATCGGTATGGTAAATAAATTAAAATATACGGAAACTTTCGATACATTTACCAATAATAAAAAATATCAAATTGAAGTCACACCGGTTGAATTACCTGAACCGGTGCTTGCTTTCTCACTCGTACCAAAATCAAAAGATGATGAAGATAAAGTAAGTAGCGGACTTCACAGACTAATGGAAGAAGATCCGGGTATTAGAGTTTCCAGGGATGAACAAACCGGGGAGCTTTTGTTAAACGGTATGGGGCAGATGCATATCGAAGTTGTAGTTGAAAAACTTAAGAAAAAATTTAACGTAGAAGTTGACTTAAAAACCCCAAAAGTACCATATAAAGAGACAATTAAAGGGAAAGCCAGCGGACAAGGGAAGTATAAAAAACAGTCAGGCGGTAGAGGACAGTATGGTGATGTTTGGATTACAATAGAGCCTTTACCAAGGGGAGAAGGCTTTGAATTTGTAGACCAAATAGTAGGAGGAGCTATACCAAGACAATATATTCCTGCAGTAGAGAAAGGGATAAGGGAAGCTGCAATTGAAGGTGTTATCGCGGGTTACCCAATGGTAGATTTTAAAGTCACATTGTATGACGGCTCTTACCACTCAGTTGATTCTTCAGAAATGGCATTCAAAATTGCTGCATCTATGGCCTATAAAAAGGTAGCAATGGATGCCAAGCCTGTTCTCCTAGAGCCGATTATGAATATGGATATATTTGTACCTGAGGATTCTGTGGGTAATGTTATAGGAGATCTTAACTCAAGAAGAGGAAGAATATTGAATGTTGAACCTCAGACAAATGGTCAGCATATATCAGCTCAAGTACCAATGGCCGAAATACTTAAGTATGCACCTGATTTAAGGAGTATGACAGGTGGTAGAGGTGTATTTACTATGGAATTTAGCCACTATGAAGAGCTACCAAGCCATCTTGCTGACAAAGTTATTCAAGAAAATAAAAAGGATGAAGATTAA